One genomic window of Fusobacterium varium includes the following:
- a CDS encoding MBL fold metallo-hydrolase — translation MKVSILGSGSGGNSIFVESNGVKLLVDAGFSCKKIEEKLSTINENLGDIDALLITHEHSDHIQGAGIISRKFDIPIYITPESYSAGEKKLGKIAEKNLKIIQNESFLLKNSLKVLPFDVMHDAERTVGYRIESECGKRIAISTDIGYVSNIVRENFKDIDIMIIESNYDYNMLMTCNYPWDLKARVKGRNGHLSNNDAAKFIKEMYSDRLKKVYLAHISKDSNNYDLARRTLEEELIDNKINLNFEVALQDRVTDLFEL, via the coding sequence ATGAAAGTTTCGATATTAGGAAGTGGAAGTGGAGGAAACTCAATATTTGTAGAAAGTAATGGAGTAAAACTTTTAGTTGATGCTGGATTCAGTTGTAAAAAAATAGAGGAAAAATTAAGTACCATAAATGAAAACTTAGGAGATATAGATGCTCTTTTAATCACTCATGAGCATTCAGATCATATACAAGGAGCAGGAATTATCTCTAGAAAATTTGATATTCCTATATATATTACTCCTGAAAGTTATAGTGCTGGAGAGAAAAAACTGGGAAAGATAGCTGAAAAAAACCTGAAAATTATTCAAAATGAAAGCTTTTTACTAAAAAATTCATTGAAAGTTTTACCTTTTGATGTGATGCACGATGCAGAAAGAACAGTAGGTTATAGGATTGAAAGTGAATGTGGAAAAAGAATAGCAATTTCAACAGATATAGGATATGTAAGTAATATAGTGAGAGAAAACTTTAAAGATATAGACATTATGATAATAGAATCAAACTATGACTATAATATGTTGATGACTTGTAACTATCCATGGGATTTAAAAGCTAGGGTAAAAGGTAGAAATGGACACCTTTCAAATAATGATGCAGCTAAATTTATAAAAGAGATGTATAGTGATAGATTAAAAAAAGTTTATTTAGCTCATATAAGTAAAGATAGTAATAATTATGACCTAGCTAGAAGAACTTTAGAGGAAGAACTAATAGATAATAAGATTAATTTAAATTTTGAAGTAGCTCTACAAGATAGAGTAACAGATCTATTTGAGCTATAA
- a CDS encoding uracil-DNA glycosylase gives MINNEEINDLWKTIEFEVGGLGTNYGEKTDMKLLIGSGNREASILFIGDDPDLYQNEELKVASGSSGEFLIKLCDIEGIYPDEYYITTLAKKECKYREYMEEEQEQLKEIIDMQIALIKPEIVVALGPEVARVLLNRDVKIGEERGKIIPWIGGIKLLLTYDVNFVKKSRNDSGKKSKVALDFWGDLKLLKQEIEKNVGEEEN, from the coding sequence ATGATTAATAATGAAGAGATTAATGATCTTTGGAAAACAATTGAATTTGAAGTTGGTGGATTAGGAACAAATTATGGTGAAAAAACTGATATGAAGCTTTTAATAGGAAGTGGAAATAGAGAAGCTTCGATTTTGTTTATAGGTGATGATCCAGACTTGTATCAAAATGAAGAGTTAAAAGTAGCTTCAGGTTCAAGTGGAGAGTTTTTAATAAAATTATGTGATATTGAGGGGATATATCCTGATGAGTATTATATAACAACTTTAGCTAAAAAAGAGTGTAAATACAGAGAGTATATGGAAGAAGAGCAAGAGCAATTAAAAGAGATAATTGATATGCAGATAGCTTTAATTAAACCTGAAATAGTTGTTGCTCTAGGACCTGAAGTAGCTAGAGTATTATTAAATAGAGATGTAAAAATAGGAGAAGAGAGAGGGAAAATTATTCCATGGATAGGCGGAATAAAACTTCTTCTTACTTATGATGTAAACTTTGTAAAAAAATCAAGAAATGATAGTGGGAAAAAATCAAAAGTAGCACTTGATTTTTGGGGAGATTTAAAACTTCTTAAACAGGAGATAGAAAAAAATGTTGGAGAAGAGGAAAACTAG
- a CDS encoding YebC/PmpR family DNA-binding transcriptional regulator — MAGHSKWNNIQHRKGAQDRKRASLFTKLGRELTIAAKEGGGDPGFNPRLRLAIEKAKAGNMPKDILERAIKKGTGELEGVDYMEMRYEGYGPAGTAFIVDVVTDNKNRSASEIRTAFTRKGGNLGTDGAVSWMFKKQGVITVKSEGLDADEFMMAALEAGAEDVSDEGDVFEVITDYTEFQTVLENLKAAGYNYEEAEIAMNPENKVEITDLETAKKVMVLYDALDDLDDVQEVYANFDIPEELLEQLD; from the coding sequence GTGGCAGGACATAGTAAGTGGAATAATATCCAACATAGAAAAGGTGCACAAGATAGAAAGAGAGCTAGCTTATTTACTAAATTAGGAAGAGAGCTTACAATAGCAGCTAAAGAAGGTGGAGGGGATCCAGGATTTAACCCAAGACTTAGATTAGCAATAGAAAAAGCAAAAGCAGGAAATATGCCTAAAGATATATTAGAAAGAGCTATTAAAAAAGGAACTGGAGAATTAGAAGGTGTAGACTACATGGAAATGAGATATGAAGGGTATGGTCCAGCTGGAACAGCTTTCATAGTAGATGTAGTTACTGATAACAAAAATAGATCAGCTTCAGAAATAAGAACAGCTTTCACAAGAAAAGGTGGAAACCTAGGAACAGATGGTGCTGTATCATGGATGTTCAAAAAACAAGGAGTAATCACTGTAAAATCTGAAGGATTAGATGCTGATGAATTTATGATGGCAGCTCTTGAAGCTGGTGCAGAAGATGTATCAGATGAAGGAGATGTATTTGAAGTAATCACTGATTATACAGAGTTCCAAACTGTTTTAGAAAACTTAAAAGCTGCTGGATACAATTATGAAGAAGCAGAAATAGCTATGAATCCAGAAAATAAAGTAGAAATTACAGATTTAGAAACAGCTAAAAAAGTAATGGTTCTATATGATGCACTTGATGATTTAGATGATGTTCAAGAAGTTTATGCAAACTTTGATATTCCAGAAGAATTATTAGAACAATTAGATTAA
- a CDS encoding 5-formyltetrahydrofolate cyclo-ligase has translation MEKRKTRDRIKKLRLNLTKEQVAEDSELIYNKIIDSKIFESAKVIMSYMSFQNEIDTEKINDYIISCGKKLLLPKMLDREIIKAIEYTGEFKIDNSFGIKEPVGEIYNGDIDLIIVPGVVFDIEGNRIGYGRGYYDRFLKLYPRARKISLAYEFQIIDNLEVEEHDEKIDEIVTKNNIIRIKKY, from the coding sequence TTGGAGAAGAGGAAAACTAGAGATAGAATAAAAAAATTACGATTAAATTTAACAAAAGAGCAAGTAGCAGAAGATAGTGAGCTCATCTATAATAAAATTATAGATAGTAAGATTTTTGAAAGTGCAAAAGTAATAATGAGTTATATGAGTTTTCAAAATGAGATTGATACAGAGAAAATTAATGATTATATAATCTCTTGTGGGAAAAAACTTTTACTACCTAAGATGTTAGATAGAGAGATAATAAAAGCTATTGAATATACAGGAGAATTTAAAATAGATAACTCTTTTGGAATAAAAGAACCAGTTGGAGAAATATATAATGGTGATATAGATTTGATTATAGTTCCAGGAGTAGTTTTTGATATAGAAGGAAATAGAATAGGATATGGAAGAGGCTATTATGATAGATTTTTAAAACTATATCCTAGAGCAAGAAAAATATCTTTAGCTTATGAATTTCAGATTATAGATAATTTAGAAGTAGAAGAACATGATGAAAAAATAGATGAGATAGTTACAAAAAATAATATCATAAGAATTAAGAAATATTGA